TGTAttattgcagatcgcgcatgtgacgcgtccacgtcgtccacgcgctcgcgtcatttATGCAGATTCCAGTTCACGCGTTCTCGTCAGGCACGTGATCGTGTCATTACGATTTCTCCATtctgcgcggtcgcgtgagccatgcgtccgcatcggtcttcgctggtcatctttttggtttattctttttctctgcagaaacttcatcaaatccctctgaatgctacctaaaataaataaaattgcacaaaactcaaaatagcatccatagtggctaaaatataattaattctaaattaaactcaataatttagatgtaaattcactaggaaaagatagataagatgctcacgcatcagtcATGTCACAGGAAAGAAGAAGTAAGTTATCAGATGAGAAGTATAGTAGTAGAGAAGCTAGGAAGAAGCAAGAGGCCAAGGTGATGATGGCTCTTACAAAAAGAAGATCTACAGTATGTCGTGGCTGAGATCTTTACCACTAATAGTAGGATGTGGTGAAGAAGCCTTAAGATCACCATGTCTAAAATAGTAGAAGCTCCAATTCGGTCAGAGAAGAAGATCCCTGGGGTATGTATGGCTCGTCTCTACTTTTTGTTTATCCATCACAGAAGGTAGCTACTTTAGCTACGTGGAGGAAGAAGCAGAAGTGGAGCAGATGGAGCTGTCAATGGTCAAGTATTCATCAAGGGTCAGAAATCCTTCTTGGAGACCAAGTCAAGATGGAAGGCTTAGATTGATGAAGCTTGATGAGAAGGGATGAGagagaggtaattgcatgttggttttgCTTTCGGTTCTCTCTCTATTCTCTCTGTCCGAACCGATTTTTgtatttgaagaagaagaagttggctcGGTTGGACCGGTTTCAACTTTGGAAGCTTCtccttctataataagggtgaaTGGCCAAGGCTTGAAGCAAGGAGAGAAAGCATAGAGTTCTCATAGCTACCCAAGctaacagaagttcttctccttcaatgtgttttattttgtattttctttagtTTTGTCTGTCTTGATTCTCATAgtgaaaaaggcaaacagtgtgaggtttgtaaaaaaaatccagtgagtggaaaaaggcagaggatacaaaattaaagaaaaagccatagatgtcttagaggtcctttgtacatctgtgttgtgtatcatgattaTGTGGGAATTCTCTTGGAAGTTAGGTTAGCACTTAGCAGTTGAAAGCTTGGCAggtgaccaagtcaagttcaggatTGGGGATAGATTCTGAACTTGTCCCGGATAGGAAGGGTAGTTCTTAGGgagaattggtgtatgtaattaaagatgattatagtgaaatttcatcattgttgtgatggagactggatgtaggctgcattgcacttgGCAGCTGAACTAGGATACTTCTTGGTgtgattctctctctctctcttctactccatttttAGTTCTGTTGCATAggagacaaaattgaaaaatatctcATGTCTAGTtatgagacaaaatgaaaatgtctcttGACTAGGCACgagataaaaataagaaaaatctCCTAAAGCTATTTCAAAGGGCAGAAAGTAACACagcaaaaaggggctaagattcaatccaccattctcttagccactgattaCCATCAATCTTAATTAGTATTACTTTCCCCTCGCTTTGGTAGTACTTTTAGAGGGGTAGGACATCTTAGTAGTTCGGTTCGAGTTTAGGAAACCCATGTGAGGGTTGGGACTGACTTCTTCTTTTGTATTTGTACATATAACTGGGTGTGATACTCGGTTTATGATAGACGGCACGTATCCTTAAACTTAACtcatgtgtatatatatatatatatatatatatatatatatatatatatatatatatatatatatatatatatatatatatatatttatatttgttattttctgttggagtaaagtatcgtttttgtccccaacgtttggggtaaatcCTATTTATGTCCCTAACATTTAAATCCTCCTATTTGTATCCTTAACTTTTATAAAAGTAATTCAATGTTATCTtactatcaattatactaacaaatcagattatatttttcaattattttcacttgaatgtattcattctcaattaggtctcatttggatgtgttcgattttaatattatacccactatttgtatttagattcaattatgtctctagaaaagtgaattatgtaaatgttgtAGTAATTAGTTTCAAATTTTGATGAGCTATTTTTCGGAGTGGATCATCGATTCTATTCTAGatatttgtattctaacttgaaaaatagatttttaaaactcaaactaaagcgTTCATGATGTGTAATTGACAGCAGGATAACATTAaatcacttttacaaacgttagggatacaaataggacgatttaaacatTAGGGACACAAATACGATTTATCctaaacgttggggacaaaaacaatactttactcttttCTGTTGCCATATGTTTTCTTACATCACAACTTTAAAGAAACTAACCTTGTGAGTAACTAAACGCTAATCCACGAAAAATAGTTTATTCATGATTAAACCGATAAAgacttttattaatatttgtttaCAAAATCTAAATCTAGAGCTAAGTGGGCTCGCATGACGAGTAATACCTGAATATTTGACATTGGTCATGACGTATCGAAAGTTGAGGTGTTACACCTAGAATGATGGAATAGAAACTAAGATCAACTACAATTGagtgttttaaattttattttgtattaaaaataattgataaaatgAGACCGTTTTCAATATCAAAAAACATTTTATTTTGAtagaaaatatattaaattttgttttattatataaaatttaaattaaattaaaactaaatattaGAGTGACAAATTTTATAGTAgtcttttaataattatttattacaTAGGATTTCACAAATATTATTGTGATATTTTATAAAACTCAAAGATGGAGATGCTCTTAATATTTTCAATGAAGAAAAGTCATCAAACTTGAGTGATACGGAATTACGGAGAATTGAAGTCGTCCCTAGTCTTCCTCAATGGAAAAAAAGAGACCAACTTGTTTTCCTGAGAATTTTTTTGACATAaacaattaaataattatttctcCTTAAAGGCATAGTGTCCTAAAGAGACCATTTTCTTTTGTGACGAGTAAAatcaacaattttttaaaagcatatGGTGACAAATATGCCCAACACaatataattagattttataaTATGGTTTTATAAGATTGACGATATTTAAAATAGTGTTGTTAaagttaaaattatatattttttatttttgcaatatttttatttttattttttttaattagaaagTATTGTCACTGCATGTAATAACAGTGAAAACTGAAAAGTGAATATTAGAGATGGAATGTATAGTATCCAGATTTATTAGGTATGTtttatataacaaaaaataataagttttgATAGATGTCAgaagataataaaatttatttttctttttgaataaGGTAAAAAGATTATCAATGagttataaattaaataacatagtCTTTTCATATTTATCTAAGAGATTGTGTCTTCGAGTTTTTCTATTGTTGGTtaaaaaaaaggcaaaaaaacTTTCGATGCTAGtgaaactttaattttattaaaattttaataattccATTTCTTTTGTTGCAATTCAGCCTTCTATATGTATCTTAAAATATTAAGTTTAAAGACTAAAAAAGTAGCTTATCATTTCTTTTTATCTCACGAGTGaaccaaaatttttcaaaatgctCCCAACATGCTAGATTTATCTGTGCCTACTCACACTGCTTTAATTTATCTCAGAAACTCTCAACCTTAACCTTGTTTTGCTTCTTTATTTATCAGCTGTAGCCTTATAGTTAATTATTGCATATAGATTGTTCATCAGTTGCAGATTCAAAATATTCAGAAAAGGAAATGCTACCAGACAAGTTGTGTGAGACAGAACAATGCTTTGAAGGATATTGCATTAGATATTGCATGCTAAGTTGCTAACAACTCATTTTTACAAAAAGTACTAGTCTCAGTACAATAATTGAAATTAACTTGGTCAATGCAACATGAAACTAATAAAGAACCCTGAAAGAATATTATAATGTCATATATAATCTCATTGTGTCTTCAATCAAAGTACATCCCTTTTCTACACATAGCCCAATTTCATTTCACAATATCCTTTTATCAAATGCGATAAGATGTAGATTAATATCTTTTCGAAGTGCTTAGATTATATTAGATTGATTTAAAtttcaatataattaatattaaataaaaccACACAAAATGAGTTACAAAAATTAAGCTGACAATATACATGATCCATTTTATAAAGAATATACACATGAAAGATAATACATGACCCATCCATGGTCCATTAATTAATAGAAATTACATATTTTATTCCACCAACAGAGAAACTAACATCATtacagaaaaatattaaaagaaaaaagcaaaacACATGAAGCTAACAACAGTAGTCTCCTACAGTTTACATGGCCTCTCCTGAGCTTGCTTTGTTAAGTATAACCACAAAGAAGTCTGGCAAGCCATAAGGGTTTTGCAGTTTTGATAAACAACCTTCCAAGGAACATCCCAAATACCACTCCACATGCATATCCCACTGCTACTGACTTCCACCCAAATAATGATTCTTTTGCCTCAGGAAACACTGAAGGTGGTTGTTCTTCTTCATTGCTGCATGATTTTGACAAAGGGAATCCACAAAGCATTGGGTTTTCTCTGTAGGAATCATTTTGAAATGTATTGAACTGTTCTCCTGTTGGTATCATTCCCTTCAACTGGTTTTCAGAAAGGTTCAAGACAGCCAGGAAATTCAAATTGGTCAAAGCCATAGGAATCTCACCTTTCAGTTGGTTCCATGAGAGGTCTAACCATTCCAAACTTGTCAAATTTCCCAGTGTTATTGGAATCATACCACTGATTTTATTGTGAGAAAGGTTAAGCCCTATGAGAGAACTTAATTCTCCAATGACATGTGGGATTTCTCCTTCAAACATGTTATTTGACAAGTCTATAGTTGTAAAAGTGGTTAATATTCTCACTAGCTCTGTGAACTGACCTTTGATACTAACCACTACAGAATCATTGTACAACCTACCGAACCTGCTATCCATGTATGACAAACCACGAGGATGGTGAGTACTATTACTCAGATCCTTCATTCCTTGAAAATTCTCAAAGAACGAGGTTGGCAAAGGGCCGCTGAATTTGTTGTTGGAAACATCAAATATTCTCAACTTTGGGAATGGATGTTTGGCACCGAAACTAGTGATGATACCATGAAACTTATTTGCTCTTAAACTGAGTACTTGTAACTCCTGAAGACCTTCTAGCCAACTAGGAAACACATCCTCTATGTTATTCTCTGCAAGATCCAAAACTTCCAACCATGTGCAGTTAGACAAAGACCTTGGTAACGAACCCTCCAGTTGGTTGTTGTTCAACTTTATTGTTTGAAATTTGTTGTCTTGAGAAAAATTTGTAGGTATGTTTCCATGAAGGTTGTTCACTTGAAGATCCAAAATCATGAGATCAGGAAACGCTCCCAAGCATTGTGGAATCACGCCAGACAAGTGGTTGTGAGACAAGATGAGTGCATGGGGGAAGGTTACATTGCAAAACATTGAAGGAATGGTGCCAGACAAGTGGTTGTGAGACAAGATGAGTGTATTGAGGGAACTTGCATTATTGAAAAATGTTGAAGGAATGTGTCCAGTAAAATTGTTGTTTGAGACTGAAAACGTTTGAATGCCATATGGCGGAATCGGAAGATCTCCTTGCAGATTGTTAAAACTGAGATCAATATAGTACATGCTCTTCCATGTGTGCAAGAGGTTATCATTGAACCAATTGGGAATCTTTCCATAGATTTTATTGTTAGAAAGATCTAAACTTCTTAGCTTTTGTGGTTTTGTTAGGAATGGAGGAAAGACAGTAATATTACAAGAAGAGAACAATAATCTTTTAAGTTTGGGTAAGACATAGTCGACACTGCTATTAATATCAACAGAAAGAAATTTATTGTTAGAAAAATcaagaaattttaaatttttcaattttgaaaaatgaaaaaagtcCACAAGACCACTCAAGTCATTTGATGACATATTCAAATCAGTGAgattttttagaaattcaaaGATCGAATTTGGAAAATCACCTTGAAATTTGTTATCAGAGAGAGATAAATATTCCAATGAATAAGTGGAGAATTTGCTAATTGGCCCTGTGAGTTGGTTCATGCTAAGATCTAGCATTGTCAACGAAGATAAAGAATAGCACCAGTCTGGAATTGTCCCATTTATAGAGTTATTACCCAAATCTAGTGTTTCTAGTTTTGAAAGTGTGGCATGTTTGCTTGGAATTGGGCCGATTAGTTGATTAGAAGACATATCTAAGTAAGAAAGTTGAGTTAGATCAAATAATGATGATGGCAGTTGGCCTCCTAGACTGTTAGAAGAAAGATCCAAATAATCCAATTTAGTGAAGTTGTCGAACACATCTGGGATGTGACCTCTGAACGCATTATCATTAAGATCTAAGTAGGTGAGATGTTTGAGGTTTGAAAGCAAAGATGGAATCTCACCATGAAGTTTATTATCTGAAAGGCCCAAGTCTGTTAGTTGAGTGAGGTTCCACAAAGACACAGGAATTAATCCATCAAATTGGCAAGACTCTAGCCATAGTTGGTTAAGAGACTTCAAATGGGAAATGGAATCAGGTATTTCTCCCGAGAAAGCTGTCCAAGAGAGGTCCAAGATCCTTAGAGGAGTGCTCCAATTGGACTTTGGAAGTTCAACCTTCAGTTCTTCATTGCCAAACAAACTTAGTTCTTCAAGATTAGTTAAACCAAGTATACGAGTTGGAAATTTTCCATGCAATCCAGTGTCATCAAGACTCAGAATCAACAAAGAGGATGACAAATTCATCAACAAAGACAATGAAGTTTCTCTGATAGAAGACATGTCTACCTCATCTAGAAGTAGCTCTTTCAAGTTAGTGGTGTTACCAATGAATCTGCTCCATGTGGATTCATCAAGTGTCAGTTCATCATTATACGAGAGATCAAGTGAGAGTAATTTAGACAAGTGTGAGATTGTGGACGGAATATGACTGCCAAATGATGAGGATGATAGATTGAGATGGGTGAGACTCACAAGATTACCAATTCCAGGATATATTCGAGAGTTGGAGAAGTTATTGAAGGCAAGGTTGAGTTGTTGAAGATGCGTCAGATGGAAGAGTGTGCTGTTGGGATGAAACTGGCCTTGAAGCATGCTGCAACTCAGGTCAAGCCCAATCACGTGACCTGATGTGGTATCGCACGTGACACCATCCCACTCGCAACAATCCGTACCATTGTTCCACGACGCTGTCTTGTTGCTGTTGGAATAAGAAGAGGAGCACTCCCAATCAGCGTACAATGAAGGTTTGATGGAAAATGAGTTCTTGAATTGGAGCAGGTTTGAGTTGTCATGGTGGTTGCATAGTGGCAACACCGTTGAACAAGTGGAAGATGGAGtatcaacaagaagaagaagaagcaacaaGAGAGTAAAACACCTCATCATTATGATGTCACAATAATAATCTTTAGATTTTTAATGTATATGTGTGTGGTGCATGGCATCCAATGCAACTCATCAATGCAAATTTATATAGATAAGCCTCTGCGTATGGAATATGATTCAAACTTAGTTTGATAGTGTAGTGTCTGGTACTGGCTATTCGCATTTTTCCACAACATTTTTCTACAACCTCATCGCATTATTccattcataaattaaaaataatacgtTTAACTAATTGGTGTCATAATCGTCGTTATTAGAAACTATTTCAAtgacttttttatttctttcagCATGTATACTATACGCTTATAGCACACAATGCAAGCTGAATTATATAAAATTGTGtagttaaataattatatatgacAACACtgcataaaattaaaatagagttGTAAGCAAAATTTTCCGTCCTTCCTCAAAGTTCAGTATTTTCTATCTTAAATATGCCTCTGTATATAAGTTAATtcttacataaaaataataaggcTATACATATGTGatgatgtatataaaaaatggtATAAGATTAAAATCTATCATTGTCTCTGTCTCTTATATTCTTGTTTAGTGACATTAgtattattaaaaattgaagTCCATTCATTATAAGACCATTATATATAGAGAAAGTGAAACCCAGCCATTGTCGAATGGATAGTTGGAACGaattaataacaaataaatcTTTTTCTGGAATAAGCTTGACTAATGATggctttaaaaattaatttaatttatattgtgTTTCTATTAATTGTAAGGGATCAAGTGATGTAACTTGGATCTTTGATGTATAGAACTAGGTTACTATATATTTATCTTACGGGCATACATGATCTATATATATTTCAAGATTATGTGTTCGAAATTGTAAATTTTGTTATGCATGATCTATGATGTATTTATTTGTAAGCTAAAACACAGGGTAATAATTATGAAGCTAAAACACAAATTATATCATACACTTTAGTCCATAAACAAAGAAGTTCACATTGCAGAACATGAAGCTAAGTCATCATATTCTTCTATGATTTAAGTCCACAAGGGTTTCTTTCCCAGTCAAGATAAGCCAAATAAAATGCCAAATAGTACTTCGAAAGAGCTCTCATACTTTGATTTGAAATATTTGTTTGATTCGATAGTATATTATTCTGGACACTGATTTTCCACAAAGCGCGTTGAATAACAAGAAGGTATGTCAGAATCTGGGAAATAAAGTTGCATGGTATGGACTACGGAGAATGAAGAAGCAACAAGCTAATTAAGAGGGATAACCAAtgcaaaataatatttttatttttaatcttcttcaattcatttcaaattttctaTCACACTTATCTTAATCAAAGGTTTACGATTTTTTTtacgattttttttaaaaatacccATAACATTTagttttattcaatttttgtctttatcgttttttatttgtgtcaaaattatttttgaacaTTAATTCTATATAAAATTTTAGggacaaaattaattttaaaaatatttttgacacaaattgaaaatattaaagataaaattgaataaataaaaaacattatgataaaattgaataaaattaaatgttagagatatttttaaaaagaaaaatgttagaggacaatcagaatttattatttttaatcatttttaaccatcaatatttaaaagtgtagaataaaatttattgttgtattactaaaaaattagactaaaaaaattgagttaatgactaaataatgataaaaaataataaatttgaatatttctaacatttttcttttaaaaaaatattacaaacatAACAGACAAAAAACCTCAACTGTTAACGAAAGTAACAAATCTTTTTAATGGATGCTCAACAAGGGAGAGTTGGACCACCAATAACATGTCAATTGAACAAAGACTCTTCAGACTTAGCACTAAGAAGAGTTGAAAAAGTCCAACCCTTAC
The Arachis stenosperma cultivar V10309 chromosome 7, arast.V10309.gnm1.PFL2, whole genome shotgun sequence genome window above contains:
- the LOC130941543 gene encoding receptor-like protein 35 produces the protein MMRCFTLLLLLLLLVDTPSSTCSTVLPLCNHHDNSNLLQFKNSFSIKPSLYADWECSSSYSNSNKTASWNNGTDCCEWDGVTCDTTSGHVIGLDLSCSMLQGQFHPNSTLFHLTHLQQLNLAFNNFSNSRIYPGIGNLVSLTHLNLSSSSFGSHIPSTISHLSKLLSLDLSYNDELTLDESTWSRFIGNTTNLKELLLDEVDMSSIRETSLSLLMNLSSSLLILSLDDTGLHGKFPTRILGLTNLEELSLFGNEELKVELPKSNWSTPLRILDLSWTAFSGEIPDSISHLKSLNQLWLESCQFDGLIPVSLWNLTQLTDLGLSDNKLHGEIPSLLSNLKHLTYLDLNDNAFRGHIPDVFDNFTKLDYLDLSSNSLGGQLPSSLFDLTQLSYLDMSSNQLIGPIPSKHATLSKLETLDLGNNSINGTIPDWCYSLSSLTMLDLSMNQLTGPISKFSTYSLEYLSLSDNKFQGDFPNSIFEFLKNLTDLNMSSNDLSGLVDFFHFSKLKNLKFLDFSNNKFLSVDINSSVDYVLPKLKRLLFSSCNITVFPPFLTKPQKLRSLDLSNNKIYGKIPNWFNDNLLHTWKSMYYIDLSFNNLQGDLPIPPYGIQTFSVSNNNFTGHIPSTFFNNASSLNTLILSHNHLSGTIPSMFCNVTFPHALILSHNHLSGVIPQCLGAFPDLMILDLQVNNLHGNIPTNFSQDNKFQTIKLNNNQLEGSLPRSLSNCTWLEVLDLAENNIEDVFPSWLEGLQELQVLSLRANKFHGIITSFGAKHPFPKLRIFDVSNNKFSGPLPTSFFENFQGMKDLSNSTHHPRGLSYMDSRFGRLYNDSVVVSIKGQFTELVRILTTFTTIDLSNNMFEGEIPHVIGELSSLIGLNLSHNKISGMIPITLGNLTSLEWLDLSWNQLKGEIPMALTNLNFLAVLNLSENQLKGMIPTGEQFNTFQNDSYRENPMLCGFPLSKSCSNEEEQPPSVFPEAKESLFGWKSVAVGYACGVVFGMFLGRLFIKTAKPLWLARLLCGYT